In Sphingomonas sp. JUb134, the sequence CGGGAAGGCTTGGGGGGGGGGGGCTTCGATACGGGGCTTCGACGGGCTCAGCCCCTACTCAGCACGAACGGATGTGGGGGTTGGCATCATCGTCTGCATCAGGCCTCCACCACCTCGTGCAGGCGCCGCTCCTCCTCCAGCATATAGTCGCGGGTGAGTGGCAGCGCGTCGCGGGAGCGGGCGAACTGGAGCTGGTAGTTGACCATGCCGCCATAGTCGAAGCTGACCTGCGACCCGGCGAGATAGAAGGTCCACATGCGGAAGAAGCGCTCGTCGTAGAGGTCGACGATCGCCTGCTTGGCCGCAACCGCGCGGTCGTACCAATGGGCGAGGGTGAAGCCATAGTGGCGGCGCAGCACCTCCACGTCGGTGAGGAACATCTTGTTCCCCTCGTGCGCGCGGACGATCTCCGACAGCGCCGGGATGTAGCCGCCGGGGAAGATGTACTTGGCGGTGAAATGGTCGGTGACGCCGGGCCCGCCGGCGCGGCCGATGGTGTGGAGGAGCATCACGCCGTCGGGGGTGAGCAGCTCGCGGCACTTGGCGAAGAAGGTGCGGTATTGCGGCGGGCCGACATGCTCGAACATGCCGACCGAGACGATGCGGTCGAACTGGCCCTGGACCGCGCGATAGTCGATCAGCTCGAAGCGGACCTTGTCGGCGACGCCCGCTTCCTCCGCGCGGCGGCGGGCGACCTTGAGCTGTTCCTCCGACAAAGTGACGCCCAGCACCTCGGCACCGGTCTTGCGGTGGAGGTAGAGCGCCATGCCGCCCCAGCCGCAGCCGATGTCGAGCACGCGCATGCCCGGGCGCAGCGCGAGCTTGGCGGCGATGTGCGCCTTTTTGTCGACCTGCGCCTGTTCGAGGCTGACCGCGGGATCGGTGAAATAGGCGCAGCTGTACTGGCGGTCGACGTCGAGGAAGAGGTCGTAGAGCCGGTCCGACAGGTCGTAGTGATGGGCGACGTTGCGCTTCGACTGGCGGGCCTGGTTGTAGCGATCGAGCCGGTGGAGCACGGCGTTGGCGACGAGGCGCATGCCGCGCGCCTTGAGCTTGCTTTCCCCCGCCTCCCAGAGGTTGTTCTTCTTGAACAGGACCAACAGGTCGCGGATGTCGCCCTGCTCGATCACTAGGCGCCCGTCCATGAAGGCTTCCGCCGCCCCGAGGCTCGGGTCCCGCACGATCGAGGTGAGGACCTTGCGATCGGTGAAGCGGATCGTGACGTCGGGGAAGCCGGGGTCCGGCGTGCCGAAGCGGCCGGTACTCCCGTTGGCATGGTGGACGGTCAGCTGGCCCTTTTGAACGGCCCGCGCGAAGAACATGTCGATCAGTGCCATGGCGGCGAGGCTAATCGTTTCGGGGGCGGAAAGCTACCGCTCGGTTCGATTATACCTCCCGCTCAGTCGGCGAACAGCAGCACGGGCGTTTCCAAGAGCTTCTTGAGTGCCTGGACGAAGCTCGCCGCATCCCAGCCGTCCACCACGCGGTGGTCGCACGAGATCGACACGTTCATGAGCTTGGCGCGCCGGATCATGTCCCCGCCGCGCCCGTCGTCGACGAACACGGGGCGCTCGACGATGCGGTTGGGACCGACGATCGCGACTTCCGGCCGGTTGATGACAGGAGTGGTGGCGACGCCGCCCAGGGGCCCCAATGAGGTGACGGTGATGGTGCCACCCGACAGCTCCTCCGAGCGCGCCTTGCCGGTGCGGGCGGCCTCGGCCAGGCGGGTGATCTCGGCCGCGAGCTGCCAGACGTTCTTGTCCTGCGCGTCACGGAGGACGGGTACCATCAGGCCGGCATCGGTCTGCGTTGCCATGCCCATGTGCACGCGCCCGTGGCGGGTGACTACCCCGGCCTCGTCGTCATAGCGGGCGTTGAGCATCGGGAAGTCGGGAAGCGTGCGGCAGAGCGCGGCGATGAACAGCGGCAGCAGGGTGAGCTTGGGCCGGTCGCCGCGGTTGGCGTTGAGGTCGGCGCGCATGGCTTCGAGCGCGGTGACCTCCACCTCCTCCACATAGGTGAAGTGGGGGATGTGGCGCTTGGACGCGGCCATGTTGTCGGCGATGCGGCGGCGCATGCCGATGACCTTCACCGGCTGGTCGTCGCGGGCGCGGCTGGCGTTGGGCGCGTGATAGCCCTGGGCCTGGCCGTAGCGGAGGTGCGCGTCGAGGTCCGAGTGGCGGACGCGGTCGGATTCGGTGCGAACCTGGGACAGGTCGATGCCGAGGTCGCGGGCGCGGGCGCGGACTGCGGGGGAGGCGAGGATGGGATGCTTGTGCCCTTGCCCCTCTTCGTACCCCGGCGAAGGCCGGGGCCCAGCATCGTTGGTCTTAGTGGCGGGTGCTGCGCTTTCCTCGCGGGCGTCTCCCAACTGGGCCCCGGCCTCCGCCGGGGTACTGTCGGGGAGCGTGGACGCGGCGCCGTCCGCCTCGGGCGGAGTGAGACAGGCGGGGGTGGCGTCCGTCGCGACTTCCACGCCGGGGTTTTCCGCGACGACGGTGTCGCTTTCGGTCTCCGCCTCGGTTTCGATCACCACCAGCGTCGAGCCGATCGGGATCGAGTCGCCGGGTTCGCCAGCGAGTTCGATCACGATGCCGGCGACGGGGCTCTCCATCTCGACCGTCGCCTTGTCGGTCATCATGTCGGCGATGCGGCCGTCTTCCTCGACGCGATCGCCGATGGCCACGTGCCAGGCGACGATCTCCGCCTCGGAAATGCCTTCGCCGATGTCGGGCAGGCGGAAGCTGAAGCGTGCCATCAGGTCCTCATCACTTTCTTGAGCGCTTCGCCGATGCGAACGGGGCCGGGGAAATAGGCCCATTCCAGGCTGTGCGGGTACGGCGTGTCGAAGCCGGTGACGCGTTCGATCGGCGCCTCCAGGTGGTAGAAACAGCGCTCCTGCACCAGCGCCGACAGCTCGGCGCCGAAGCCGGAGGTGCGGGTCGCCTCGTGCACGATCATGCAGCGGCCAGTCTTCTT encodes:
- a CDS encoding dihydrolipoamide acetyltransferase family protein, which gives rise to MARFSFRLPDIGEGISEAEIVAWHVAIGDRVEEDGRIADMMTDKATVEMESPVAGIVIELAGEPGDSIPIGSTLVVIETEAETESDTVVAENPGVEVATDATPACLTPPEADGAASTLPDSTPAEAGAQLGDAREESAAPATKTNDAGPRPSPGYEEGQGHKHPILASPAVRARARDLGIDLSQVRTESDRVRHSDLDAHLRYGQAQGYHAPNASRARDDQPVKVIGMRRRIADNMAASKRHIPHFTYVEEVEVTALEAMRADLNANRGDRPKLTLLPLFIAALCRTLPDFPMLNARYDDEAGVVTRHGRVHMGMATQTDAGLMVPVLRDAQDKNVWQLAAEITRLAEAARTGKARSEELSGGTITVTSLGPLGGVATTPVINRPEVAIVGPNRIVERPVFVDDGRGGDMIRRAKLMNVSISCDHRVVDGWDAASFVQALKKLLETPVLLFAD
- a CDS encoding class I SAM-dependent methyltransferase; this translates as MALIDMFFARAVQKGQLTVHHANGSTGRFGTPDPGFPDVTIRFTDRKVLTSIVRDPSLGAAEAFMDGRLVIEQGDIRDLLVLFKKNNLWEAGESKLKARGMRLVANAVLHRLDRYNQARQSKRNVAHHYDLSDRLYDLFLDVDRQYSCAYFTDPAVSLEQAQVDKKAHIAAKLALRPGMRVLDIGCGWGGMALYLHRKTGAEVLGVTLSEEQLKVARRRAEEAGVADKVRFELIDYRAVQGQFDRIVSVGMFEHVGPPQYRTFFAKCRELLTPDGVMLLHTIGRAGGPGVTDHFTAKYIFPGGYIPALSEIVRAHEGNKMFLTDVEVLRRHYGFTLAHWYDRAVAAKQAIVDLYDERFFRMWTFYLAGSQVSFDYGGMVNYQLQFARSRDALPLTRDYMLEEERRLHEVVEA